Proteins encoded in a region of the Novibacillus thermophilus genome:
- a CDS encoding ABC transporter permease encodes MSSKASITNEQELPKTGGSRVKERAFQIFSRYGMFIILIGLVILMSMLSPTFFTSANLINIVRQVSVVGIIAIGVTFIIITKGIDLSSGSVVALVGVVAASLAQVDKGYPLILVIAGALGVGLLTGIFNGTVIAKWNIAPFIVTLGMMTAARGAALLLSNGRPIGNLSESFAFFGQGVILGIPVPVIIFALIAFVSYILLNKTKFGKYVYAIGGNEQAAVVAGVNVTKYKILVYSYASILTSIAGIILASRVASGQPTAGLMYELDAIASAVIGGTSLFGGIGTIGGTVIGALIIGVIQNGLDLLNVNSYWQQIIKGAIIVTAVFIDTRKQKKL; translated from the coding sequence ATGAGCAGTAAGGCGTCCATCACAAATGAACAGGAGCTGCCCAAAACGGGGGGCAGTCGCGTTAAGGAAAGGGCTTTTCAAATTTTTAGTCGATACGGCATGTTCATCATTCTAATCGGGTTGGTCATTTTAATGTCTATGCTTTCCCCTACATTTTTTACATCCGCCAATTTAATAAACATTGTAAGACAAGTATCCGTAGTGGGAATCATAGCCATCGGCGTGACATTCATTATCATTACCAAAGGCATTGATCTGTCGTCTGGCTCGGTCGTCGCTCTTGTTGGTGTAGTGGCCGCTAGCTTAGCGCAAGTAGATAAAGGCTATCCTCTCATTTTAGTTATCGCTGGGGCACTCGGTGTAGGGCTTCTAACAGGTATTTTTAACGGGACGGTGATCGCAAAATGGAATATTGCCCCTTTTATTGTCACGTTAGGCATGATGACAGCGGCGAGGGGGGCAGCGTTGCTTCTGAGTAACGGGAGACCGATCGGTAATTTGTCGGAGAGCTTCGCCTTTTTCGGTCAAGGGGTCATATTAGGCATACCAGTGCCTGTCATTATCTTTGCTTTAATTGCCTTTGTGTCATATATACTTTTAAACAAAACAAAATTTGGAAAATACGTTTACGCGATCGGTGGAAATGAGCAAGCAGCAGTCGTCGCTGGTGTCAACGTGACCAAATATAAAATACTTGTTTACAGCTATGCGAGTATACTGACCTCCATAGCAGGCATTATCTTGGCTTCACGTGTTGCTTCAGGCCAGCCGACGGCGGGGTTAATGTATGAATTGGATGCCATCGCCTCGGCAGTCATCGGTGGCACGAGCCTGTTTGGAGGAATCGGGACAATCGGCGGTACGGTTATCGGGGCTTTGATCATTGGTGTCATACAGAATGGGCTTGACCTTTTAAACGTAAACTCGTATTGGCAACAAATCATAAAAGGCGCCATCATCGTTACGGCAGTGTTTATTGACACCCGAAAACAGAAGAAATTGTAA
- a CDS encoding sugar ABC transporter substrate-binding protein: MKKHVGLFTILLIIGVLVAGCGGTSGEAQGDAGQGQETSENGDKIVIGAALPDFDDKWLSYLQDGIKEYEESQENVEVIYVDAMNDPAQQLSQVENFIQQQVDAILMVPVDTVSAPGIVEQANSADIPIVIVNRYFEGVEEATAYVGSESIEAGKMQMEEVAKLLDGKGNIAIMNGMMGHEAQIMRTEGNKQVIEEYPDLEIVLEGTAEWDRDQGMALMENWLQSGQEIDAVVANNDEMAIGAIMALEAQGKLDDVVVAGVDATKDALEYVQSGKLDVTVFQDPWGQGGGGLEIAVKAAKGEEVEQLNWVPYELVTKDNVEEYVKKWE; this comes from the coding sequence ATGAAAAAACACGTAGGATTGTTCACAATATTGTTAATCATTGGCGTTCTGGTTGCCGGATGTGGTGGAACTTCCGGAGAAGCGCAGGGGGATGCAGGACAAGGTCAGGAGACCTCTGAAAACGGTGACAAAATCGTGATCGGTGCAGCCCTTCCTGACTTTGACGACAAGTGGTTGAGTTATTTGCAAGACGGAATTAAGGAATATGAGGAATCGCAGGAAAATGTGGAAGTTATATATGTGGATGCGATGAATGATCCCGCCCAACAGCTGTCGCAAGTAGAAAACTTCATCCAGCAGCAAGTTGACGCGATATTAATGGTGCCAGTCGATACAGTATCTGCACCCGGAATCGTTGAACAGGCAAACAGCGCTGACATTCCGATCGTCATCGTCAACAGGTATTTTGAAGGGGTAGAGGAAGCGACCGCTTACGTCGGTTCAGAATCAATAGAAGCGGGGAAAATGCAAATGGAAGAAGTCGCAAAGTTGCTTGATGGCAAAGGCAATATTGCTATTATGAACGGAATGATGGGCCATGAAGCTCAAATTATGAGAACGGAAGGGAATAAGCAAGTCATTGAGGAGTATCCAGATCTGGAAATAGTACTTGAAGGAACTGCAGAATGGGATCGGGATCAAGGTATGGCGCTCATGGAAAACTGGTTACAGAGCGGTCAGGAAATCGATGCCGTCGTTGCAAACAATGATGAGATGGCAATCGGAGCGATCATGGCACTAGAGGCGCAAGGGAAACTAGACGATGTTGTGGTCGCTGGGGTAGACGCTACGAAAGATGCTTTGGAATACGTTCAATCTGGAAAGCTGGACGTCACCGTTTTCCAGGATCCTTGGGGACAAGGGGGCGGCGGATTGGAAATCGCTGTTAAAGCTGCTAAAGGTGAAGAGGTAGAACAATTGAATTGGGTCCCTTACGAATTAGTGACAAAGGACAACGTCGAAGAGTATGTCAAAAAATGGGAGTAA
- a CDS encoding Gfo/Idh/MocA family protein, with product MAKGKKKVRIGMIGYKMMGKAHSHAYRDIPFYFDTEVVPVLQAISGRDEQGVRRAAEKMGWASVEMDWHHLVERDDIDVIDIVSPNNTHADIAIAAAKAGKHIICEKPLALSVEQAQHMLDAVNKAGVVHMVCHNYRFAPAVQYAKQLIQQGKLGRIYHVRATFLQDWLMDPGYPLVWRLRKDVSGSGTLGDLGSHIIDLARFLVGEFSEVAGMMETFIKERPLGDMDIHLQGKVESSEKGEVTVDDAASFLARFENGALGVFEVSRFSRGNRAGNRFEINGEKGSVRWDMENMNNLHVYLEEDDPGLKGFRTVNCTEVEHPYGRVYWPAGHIIGYEHTFINLLAEMMRGISKGISPNPNFEDGVRNQMVLEAVERSVCTGKWVNISDVSYR from the coding sequence ATGGCAAAGGGCAAGAAGAAAGTCCGCATCGGAATGATCGGCTACAAAATGATGGGAAAGGCGCACAGTCACGCTTACCGGGATATTCCATTTTATTTCGATACAGAGGTTGTACCTGTTTTGCAAGCGATTTCCGGACGCGACGAACAAGGTGTCAGACGGGCAGCGGAAAAAATGGGCTGGGCTTCGGTCGAAATGGATTGGCATCATTTGGTTGAGCGCGATGATATCGATGTCATTGATATTGTATCGCCGAACAACACCCATGCGGACATTGCAATAGCGGCAGCAAAAGCGGGCAAGCATATCATTTGTGAAAAACCGTTGGCATTGTCCGTGGAACAAGCACAACACATGCTGGACGCTGTGAATAAAGCCGGAGTCGTCCACATGGTTTGCCACAATTATCGATTCGCACCAGCGGTTCAATATGCTAAACAGTTGATACAGCAAGGGAAATTAGGTCGAATCTATCATGTTCGGGCGACGTTCTTACAGGATTGGTTGATGGACCCCGGTTATCCGTTAGTGTGGCGACTTCGAAAAGACGTTTCCGGATCAGGGACACTCGGTGATCTCGGGTCCCACATTATCGATCTGGCACGGTTTCTCGTCGGAGAGTTTAGTGAAGTCGCCGGAATGATGGAAACATTTATTAAGGAACGCCCGCTAGGTGATATGGACATTCACCTACAAGGCAAAGTAGAAAGTAGTGAAAAAGGAGAAGTGACCGTCGATGATGCCGCCTCTTTTCTGGCGCGCTTCGAAAACGGCGCCCTCGGTGTTTTTGAAGTTTCACGGTTTAGCCGTGGCAACCGCGCAGGAAACCGATTTGAAATTAACGGGGAAAAAGGCTCTGTGCGTTGGGATATGGAAAACATGAACAACCTTCATGTCTATTTGGAGGAAGACGATCCGGGGCTCAAAGGTTTCCGTACAGTCAACTGCACGGAGGTTGAACATCCGTATGGGAGGGTGTACTGGCCAGCCGGGCACATTATTGGCTATGAACATACGTTTATCAATTTATTGGCAGAGATGATGCGAGGTATTTCGAAGGGAATTAGTCCAAATCCCAATTTCGAAGACGGTGTTCGCAATCAGATGGTACTTGAAGCGGTTGAACGATCTGTGTGCACCGGAAAGTGGGTGAATATTTCTGATGTTTCATACAGGTAG
- a CDS encoding Gfo/Idh/MocA family protein: MSKVNVGILGAGGIAKVHTSILKKDERVDIVGIADIVEEKAKLLADEVGSAKVVKSVEELFELGVHAVYVTTPNTLHVEPVIKCLENNTHVFSEKPMATSLAEAKQIKEAAAKSKAIYNLGMNRRYALVYKKVKELISSGDLTPFLANIKMNRGELLHPPWTADPNVTGGFLYETPFHLMDLCRYLFGEVQTVYCEGRQNMSDAEMDTFAIMLTFESGAVANFVTYAHAGWSFPFEAIEVYGKYSTVSTQELEKVTYSLGLNQPSRTSDFYQLSVEDKWGYAEEDRLFIDAIVEGTKPPVTAEDGFLSIRLLEAIYESARTGQRIDFRNGDHE; the protein is encoded by the coding sequence ATGTCTAAGGTGAATGTTGGTATTTTGGGGGCAGGCGGGATTGCCAAAGTTCACACCTCCATCCTGAAAAAAGACGAACGTGTAGACATTGTCGGAATAGCGGACATCGTAGAAGAGAAGGCAAAACTTTTAGCCGATGAAGTAGGAAGTGCTAAGGTCGTCAAAAGTGTTGAAGAGTTGTTTGAGCTTGGGGTTCATGCGGTGTATGTCACAACACCTAATACGTTACATGTTGAACCCGTGATAAAGTGTCTTGAAAATAACACTCATGTTTTTTCTGAGAAACCAATGGCGACGTCTTTAGCTGAAGCCAAACAAATAAAAGAAGCAGCGGCAAAATCTAAAGCTATCTACAATTTAGGTATGAATCGTCGGTACGCCCTTGTCTATAAAAAAGTAAAGGAGCTGATTTCTTCAGGCGACTTAACCCCATTTTTAGCGAATATTAAAATGAACCGCGGAGAGCTATTACATCCTCCTTGGACCGCTGATCCAAACGTAACGGGCGGATTCCTTTATGAAACGCCTTTTCACCTTATGGATTTATGTCGGTATTTATTCGGTGAAGTGCAAACAGTTTATTGTGAAGGAAGACAAAATATGTCAGATGCAGAAATGGATACGTTTGCGATTATGCTTACATTTGAATCAGGTGCCGTTGCAAATTTTGTCACGTATGCCCATGCCGGATGGAGTTTTCCGTTTGAGGCTATTGAAGTTTACGGAAAATACTCAACGGTGTCAACCCAAGAATTGGAGAAGGTGACGTATTCCTTAGGCCTAAACCAACCGTCGCGGACTTCTGACTTCTATCAACTGTCAGTAGAAGACAAGTGGGGGTACGCAGAGGAAGATCGATTGTTCATTGATGCGATTGTCGAAGGGACGAAGCCTCCGGTTACCGCTGAGGACGGATTTCTTTCCATTCGACTGTTGGAAGCCATTTATGAAAGCGCTAGAACCGGACAAAGAATAGACTTTCGCAATGGCGATCATGAATAA
- a CDS encoding sugar ABC transporter ATP-binding protein: MRTDYILQMDNITKEFPGVKALDNVQLKVKKGTVHALMGENGAGKSTLMKILIGIYTPDSGTVTFDGEELTLSNVKMALDKGISMIHQELSPVPYMTVAENIFLGREPSYRFLGWVNSKKLKAQARELFERLEINIDPNAKMDELSIANMQMVEIAKAISYDSKLIIMDEPTSAISEKEVKHLFKIVRSLREEGVSIIYITHKMDEISEITDEVTVLRDGQYVGTKPSSDITKDELITMMVGRELKQAFHKDVGEIEAVDVSEVVLSVKNLTRVGKFHDVSFEVRKGEVLGLAGLMGAGRTEVLESVFGIDPYDSGEVYVKGKKTVIRSPHDAIKNGIGLLTEDRKLTGLFLPLSVQDNMITVNIDEYTKGGFLDKKSIQSDCLKQKEQLAIKTPSLNQMVEYLSGGNQQKVLIARWLLHDPDILFLDEPTRGIDVGAKSEIYHLIVDLAKKGKAIVLISSEMPELLGLSDRIVVMHEGRKMGELTREEATQEKILQLASGEALVTN; encoded by the coding sequence ATGCGCACAGATTATATCTTGCAAATGGATAACATCACTAAAGAGTTTCCTGGTGTAAAGGCCTTGGACAATGTCCAGCTCAAAGTGAAGAAGGGAACGGTACATGCCTTAATGGGTGAAAACGGTGCAGGTAAGTCAACGCTCATGAAAATTTTAATCGGTATTTATACTCCCGATAGTGGGACGGTTACTTTTGACGGAGAAGAGCTAACACTTTCCAACGTCAAAATGGCCCTTGACAAGGGAATTTCTATGATTCATCAAGAACTCAGCCCGGTTCCGTATATGACGGTAGCGGAGAACATCTTTCTAGGGAGAGAGCCGAGTTACCGATTTTTGGGTTGGGTAAACAGCAAGAAACTTAAAGCACAGGCGAGGGAGTTATTTGAAAGGCTAGAAATTAACATTGACCCGAATGCGAAGATGGATGAGCTGAGTATTGCCAACATGCAAATGGTAGAGATTGCAAAGGCGATTTCCTATGATTCGAAATTAATCATCATGGATGAACCAACATCCGCGATCAGCGAAAAAGAAGTCAAACACCTGTTCAAAATTGTCCGTTCACTCAGAGAAGAGGGCGTATCGATTATTTATATTACACACAAAATGGATGAAATATCCGAGATCACCGATGAAGTGACTGTTTTAAGGGATGGCCAGTACGTAGGCACCAAACCGAGTAGTGATATTACAAAAGACGAGTTAATTACGATGATGGTAGGAAGAGAATTAAAGCAAGCGTTTCATAAGGATGTCGGAGAAATAGAGGCGGTAGATGTTAGTGAAGTGGTCTTGTCGGTGAAGAATTTGACGAGAGTCGGTAAATTTCATGATGTCAGTTTTGAAGTGAGAAAAGGAGAAGTGTTAGGCCTTGCGGGTTTGATGGGAGCAGGCAGAACTGAAGTGTTGGAAAGCGTGTTCGGCATCGATCCGTACGACTCAGGAGAAGTATACGTTAAAGGGAAAAAAACAGTGATCCGCTCTCCCCACGATGCCATAAAAAATGGAATAGGTTTGCTAACCGAGGACCGGAAATTAACTGGACTGTTTCTCCCCCTCTCGGTTCAGGACAACATGATCACTGTGAATATAGACGAGTACACAAAGGGAGGGTTCCTCGATAAAAAAAGTATTCAATCAGACTGTCTGAAACAAAAGGAGCAGCTGGCCATCAAGACGCCGAGCTTAAATCAAATGGTCGAATACTTAAGTGGCGGGAACCAGCAGAAAGTTTTAATTGCACGGTGGCTGCTTCACGATCCTGACATTTTGTTTTTGGATGAACCGACAAGGGGAATTGACGTTGGCGCTAAATCAGAAATTTATCATCTCATTGTGGATTTAGCTAAGAAGGGAAAAGCCATTGTTCTAATTTCATCTGAAATGCCGGAACTTCTAGGTTTAAGTGATCGCATTGTGGTCATGCACGAGGGAAGAAAGATGGGTGAGTTAACTAGAGAAGAAGCGACACAGGAAAAAATTTTGCAGTTGGCATCTGGAGAAGCACTAGTCACGAATTAG